From Coffea arabica cultivar ET-39 chromosome 9c, Coffea Arabica ET-39 HiFi, whole genome shotgun sequence, one genomic window encodes:
- the LOC113728811 gene encoding uncharacterized protein has translation MVPPPTYPYGIFAGYNPQAVCAYHSGAPEHSTVDCKALKHRIQDMIEAGEIVIRKREAQGPNINRNPLPEHTNTIGVIPDDAEYEEQVQKLAREAEVFGVTDQPFVIEVPFKEDKRPFILNFTPAESEALEPVVIEFPEQEPVLSLQRVPWNYDEPVIQIGKKSVAKEEVSVVTRSGRIASLFGATVPIQTNNPKLPAKPIITEKEALNFLKRLQRSEYNVVEKLSKSPTQISMLNLLFSSDMHRDALLEVLTKAQIPKDISVVNFSHIVGSVLFTKQITFSDDELPAEGIGHNKALYIAVRCNGKMLLKVLIDNGSALNICPWSTLEKLGLQDIKLRPSGTIVRGFDGAQREPIGEVDLVVEMGPAQFQIACQVMHFSNIYNFLLGRPWIHKSGVVPFSLHQLLKFIVNDKLITIFAEEDCLVIADSGSEEVGSRNATVTPHCTADIVSVSWITKEERALSKASVMMAKEMIRGGYEFDKWLGRDLQGILKPVKIVEKNDSYGLGFRPTAKDIKEMKE, from the coding sequence ATGGTACCCCCTCCGACCTATCCATATGGCATATTCGCTGGGTATAACCCACAAGccgtctgtgcttatcattcaggggcacCCGAACATTCAACTGTTGATTGCAAGGCTCTTAAGCatagaattcaagatatgattgaagCTGGAGAGATTGTAATCAGGAAAAGGGAGGCACAAGGGCCGAATATAAATAGGAACCCCTTGCCGGAACACACTAATACCATTGGGGTCATTCCGGACGACGCAGAGTATGAGGAGCAAGTCCAAAAATTGGCAAGGGAAGCTGAGgtgtttggggtcacagaccaaccATTTGTAATAGAGGTGCCGTTTAAGGAAGATAAAAggccttttattttgaatttcacTCCAGCTGAGAGCGAGGCTTTGGAGCCAGTGGTCATCGAATTCCCAGAGCAGGAGCCTGTTCTAAGTTTGCAGCGAGTGCCATGGAACTACGATGAACCTGTCAtacaaattggaaaaaaatcaGTTGCCAAAGAAGAGGTGTCAGTGGTCACTAGATCAGGGAGAATTGCAAGTCTGTTTGGAGCTACCGTTCCGATTCAAACAAATAACCCCAAGCTGCCCGCTAAACCAATAATTACTGAGAAGGAAGCCTTGAATTTTCTTAAAAGGCTCCAAAGAAGCGAATATAATGTAGTCGAGAAGCTAAGCAAGTCGCCCACCCAAATATCCATGTTGAATCTGCTCTTTTCTTCGGATATGCATAGGGATGCGTTGCTCGAAGTGTTGACTAAAGCTCAAATCCCTAAGGACATTTCGGTTGTTAATTTCTCACATATAGTTGGGAGTGtgttatttacaaaacaaatcactttctctGATGATGAATTACCGGCagaaggcattggacataacaaAGCTCTGTACATAGCTGTGAGGTGCAACGGAAAAATGTTGCTAAAGGTGTTGATTGACAATGGATCTGcgcttaatatctgtccttggagtaccttggaaaagctagggttgcaaGATATCAAGCTAaggccttcagggaccataGTTAGAGGTTTTGATGGAGCACAAAGAGAACCTATAGGAGAAGTGGATTTAGTAGTCGAGATGGGGCCCGCACAGTTTCAAATAGCCTGCCAAGTTATGCACTTTTCTAATATTTACAATTTTTTGCTTGGAAGGCCGTGGATTCATAAGTCCGGGGTTGTGCCTTTTTCATTGCATCAATTGTTGAAATTCATAGTAAATGACAAATTGATAACTATCTTTGCCGAGGAGGATTGCCTCGTAATTGCTGATTCTGGGTCCGAAGAAGTTGGTAGCCGAAACGCCACAGTGACCCCACATTGCACAGCTGATATCgtctccgtaagttggataACAAAAGAGGAACGAGCTCTGTCAaaggccagtgtcatgatggctaaggaaatgatcCGCGGAGGATATGAGTTTGACAAATGGCTGGGACGTGATCTACAAGGAATTCTGAAACCAGTGAAAATTGTGGAGAAAAATGATTCATACGGTTTGGGTTTCCGACCAACCGCTAAAGACatcaaagaaatgaaggaatgA